Proteins encoded together in one Pseudomonas sp. ADAK13 window:
- the dnaE gene encoding DNA polymerase III subunit alpha yields MPASFVHLRLHTEYSLVDGLVRIKPLVKTLVGMNMPAVAVTDQNNMCSLVKFYKAAMGAGIKPICGADLWLSNKDPDNPLSRISLLAMNGVGYRNLTELISRGFIDGQRNGSIIIEREWVAEASEGLIMLSAAKEGEIGIALLGGNPHEAEVLAREWMDVFPNRFYLEIQRTNRPNDEEQLHAAVALAEKLGAPLVATNDVRFIKKEDFEAHETRVCIGEGRALDDPRRSKNYSEEQYLKSADEMAELFSDLPEALENSVEIAKRCNIEVKLGKHFLPNFPIPDGMTIDEYFRKVSFDGLEERLSVLLPKDTTEDYEAKRQVYVDRLNFELDIIIQMGFPGYFLIVMDFIQWAKSNGVPVGPGRGSGAGSLVAYVQKITDLDPLEYDLLFERFLNPERVSMPDFDVDFCMDGRDRVIEYVAEKYGRNAVSQIITFGSMAAKAVIRDVARVQGKSYGLADRLSKMIPFEVGMTLEKAYEQEEILRDFIKVDEEAAEIWDMARKLEGVVRNVGKHAGGVVIAPTKLTDFSPIYCDEEGDGLVTQFDKDDVEAAGLVKFDFLGLRTLTIIDWALKTINRDRAKVNEPPLDIAFIPLDDKPTYSLLQKAETTAVFQLESRGMKELIKKLKPDCLEDLIALVALFRPGPLQSGMVDDFINRKHGRAELAYPHSDYQYEGLKPVLAPTYGIILYQEQVMQIAQVMAGYTLGGADMLRRAMGKKKPEEMAKQRGGFIEGCATNNIDADLAGNIFDLVEKFAGYGFNKSHSAAYGLVSYQTAWLKAHYPAPFMAAVLSADMHNTDKVVTLIEEVRTMKLRLDAPDVNTSEFKFTVNDEGRIIYGLGAIKGVGEGPVEAITEARQDGPFKDLFDFCARVDLKRINKRTLDGLIRSGALDRLGPHFHDEPKAYQANIDRNRAVLLTAMEEAIKAAEQTARTHDSGHADLFGGLFVEADADVYANHRKAKDLTLKERLKGEKDTLGLYLTGHPIDEYEGEIRRFARQRIIDLKPARDTQTVAGMIIALRVMKNKKGDKMGFITLDDRSGRIEASLFADAFHSAQSLLQTDAMVVVEGEVSNDDFSGGLRLRIKRVMSMEDARTNLAESLRLKVRTDALKGDQLRWLGDLLKRHRGACPVTMEYTGNDAKAMLQFGETWRIDPGDGLIQALRDQFGRDNVFLQYR; encoded by the coding sequence ATGCCGGCTTCATTCGTTCACCTGCGCCTGCACACTGAATACTCCCTGGTCGACGGCCTGGTACGGATCAAACCGCTGGTCAAAACCCTGGTGGGCATGAACATGCCTGCCGTGGCGGTGACCGACCAGAACAACATGTGCTCCCTGGTCAAGTTCTACAAGGCCGCCATGGGCGCCGGCATCAAGCCGATCTGCGGCGCCGACCTGTGGCTGTCGAACAAGGACCCGGATAACCCATTGAGCCGCATCAGCCTGTTGGCGATGAACGGCGTCGGTTATCGCAACCTCACCGAACTGATTTCCCGTGGCTTTATCGATGGCCAGCGCAACGGCTCGATCATCATCGAGCGCGAGTGGGTGGCCGAGGCCAGCGAAGGGCTGATCATGCTCTCGGCGGCCAAAGAGGGTGAAATCGGCATCGCGCTGTTGGGCGGCAATCCCCACGAGGCGGAAGTGCTCGCCCGTGAATGGATGGACGTGTTCCCCAACCGTTTCTACCTGGAAATCCAGCGCACCAACCGTCCTAACGATGAAGAGCAGTTGCACGCCGCCGTGGCCCTGGCTGAAAAGCTGGGCGCGCCGCTGGTAGCGACCAACGATGTGCGCTTTATCAAGAAGGAAGACTTCGAGGCCCACGAAACCCGCGTCTGCATTGGCGAAGGCCGAGCGCTGGATGATCCGCGCCGCTCGAAAAACTACAGCGAAGAGCAGTACCTCAAAAGCGCCGATGAAATGGCCGAGTTGTTCAGCGACCTGCCCGAGGCCCTGGAAAACTCCGTTGAAATCGCCAAGCGCTGCAATATTGAAGTAAAGCTGGGCAAGCACTTCCTGCCCAACTTCCCGATTCCCGATGGCATGACCATCGACGAGTATTTCCGCAAGGTCTCGTTCGACGGCCTGGAAGAACGCCTGAGCGTCCTGCTACCCAAGGACACCACCGAAGATTACGAAGCCAAGCGCCAGGTCTACGTCGACCGGCTGAATTTCGAGCTGGATATCATCATCCAGATGGGGTTCCCCGGTTACTTCCTGATCGTTATGGACTTTATCCAGTGGGCCAAAAGCAACGGCGTGCCGGTGGGACCGGGCCGTGGATCGGGTGCCGGGTCGCTGGTGGCCTATGTGCAGAAGATCACCGACCTCGACCCGCTGGAATATGACCTGCTCTTCGAACGGTTCCTTAACCCGGAACGGGTATCGATGCCCGACTTCGACGTCGACTTCTGCATGGATGGTCGCGACCGGGTAATCGAATACGTGGCCGAGAAGTACGGCCGCAATGCGGTAAGCCAGATCATCACTTTCGGTTCGATGGCGGCCAAGGCGGTAATCCGCGACGTGGCCCGGGTGCAGGGCAAGTCCTATGGCCTGGCTGACCGCCTGTCGAAGATGATTCCGTTTGAAGTCGGCATGACCCTGGAAAAAGCCTACGAGCAGGAAGAAATCCTGCGGGACTTCATCAAGGTCGATGAAGAAGCGGCCGAAATCTGGGACATGGCACGCAAACTCGAAGGCGTGGTGCGTAACGTCGGTAAACACGCCGGTGGTGTGGTTATCGCGCCCACCAAGCTGACCGACTTTTCGCCGATCTATTGCGACGAAGAAGGCGACGGCCTGGTAACCCAGTTCGACAAGGATGACGTGGAGGCGGCCGGCCTGGTGAAGTTCGACTTCCTTGGCCTGCGTACCCTGACGATCATCGACTGGGCGCTGAAGACCATCAACCGCGACCGCGCCAAGGTCAACGAGCCGCCGCTGGATATCGCGTTTATCCCGCTGGACGACAAACCGACCTACAGCCTGCTGCAAAAAGCCGAAACCACGGCCGTGTTCCAGCTTGAATCCCGCGGCATGAAAGAGCTGATCAAAAAGCTCAAGCCCGACTGCCTGGAAGACTTGATCGCACTGGTGGCCCTGTTCCGTCCGGGCCCGCTGCAATCGGGCATGGTGGATGACTTCATCAACCGTAAGCACGGGCGTGCCGAACTGGCTTACCCGCACTCCGATTACCAGTACGAAGGCCTCAAGCCAGTACTGGCACCGACCTACGGCATCATCCTGTACCAAGAACAGGTGATGCAGATTGCCCAGGTCATGGCCGGTTACACCCTCGGTGGCGCGGACATGCTGCGTCGGGCCATGGGTAAGAAAAAGCCCGAGGAAATGGCCAAGCAGCGCGGCGGTTTCATTGAAGGTTGCGCCACCAATAACATCGACGCTGACCTGGCCGGTAACATCTTCGACCTGGTAGAGAAATTCGCCGGTTACGGCTTCAACAAATCCCACTCCGCCGCCTATGGCCTGGTCTCGTACCAGACCGCGTGGCTGAAGGCTCACTACCCGGCGCCGTTCATGGCGGCGGTACTGTCTGCGGATATGCACAACACCGACAAGGTCGTGACCTTGATCGAGGAAGTGCGCACCATGAAGCTGCGCCTCGACGCGCCGGACGTGAACACTTCCGAGTTCAAGTTCACGGTGAACGACGAAGGCCGCATCATCTATGGTCTTGGCGCGATCAAGGGCGTGGGCGAAGGCCCGGTGGAGGCGATTACCGAAGCGCGTCAGGACGGGCCGTTCAAGGACCTGTTCGATTTCTGCGCCCGTGTCGACCTCAAACGCATCAACAAACGGACCCTTGATGGCTTGATCCGCAGCGGCGCCCTGGATCGCCTGGGCCCGCACTTCCATGATGAGCCGAAGGCTTACCAGGCTAACATTGACCGCAACCGTGCGGTGTTGCTGACGGCCATGGAAGAAGCGATCAAGGCCGCCGAGCAGACCGCCCGCACCCACGACAGTGGCCACGCCGACCTGTTTGGCGGGCTGTTCGTCGAAGCGGACGCCGACGTCTACGCCAACCACCGCAAGGCCAAGGACCTGACCCTGAAGGAACGCCTCAAGGGCGAGAAAGACACCTTGGGCCTGTACCTCACCGGTCACCCGATTGACGAGTACGAAGGCGAAATCCGTCGCTTCGCCCGTCAGCGCATCATCGACCTGAAGCCGGCGCGGGATACCCAGACCGTCGCGGGCATGATCATCGCCCTGCGGGTGATGAAAAACAAAAAGGGCGACAAGATGGGTTTCATCACCCTCGACGACCGCTCGGGCCGGATCGAAGCATCGCTGTTTGCCGATGCGTTCCACTCCGCCCAATCGCTGCTGCAGACGGACGCGATGGTGGTGGTGGAAGGGGAAGTCAGCAACGACGACTTCTCCGGCGGCCTGCGCCTGCGGATCAAGCGCGTGATGAGCATGGAAGATGCCCGCACCAATCTGGCCGAGAGCCTGCGCCTGAAAGTGCGCACTGATGCGCTCAAAGGCGATCAGCTACGCTGGTTGGGGGACTTGCTCAAGCGTCATCGTGGCGCGTGCCCGGTGACCATGGAGTACACCGGCAATGATGCCAAGGCCATGCTGCAGTTCGGCGAGACCTGGAGAATCGACCCGGGCGATGGCTTGATTCAAGCATTGCGTGACCAGTTCGGGCGTGACAACGTCTTCCTCCAATACCGTTGA
- a CDS encoding acetyl-CoA carboxylase carboxyltransferase subunit alpha produces the protein MNPNFLDFEQPIADLQAKIEELRLVGNDNSLNIGDEIARLQDKSSTLTEDIFGKLTSWQIARLARHPRRLYTLDYIEHIFTEFDELHGDRHFSDDAAIVGGIARLDDQPVMVIGHQKGREVREKVRRNFGMPRPEGYRKACRLMEMAERFKMPILTFIDTPGAYPGIDAEERNQSEAIAWNLRVMARLKTPIIATVIGEGGSGGALAIGVCDQLNMLQYSTYAVISPEGCASILWKTAEKAPDAAEAMGITADRLKGLGIVDKVIAEPLGGAHRDPAAAAATIRAELSSQLAMLKKFDNEALLARRYERLMSYGL, from the coding sequence ATGAACCCGAATTTTCTTGATTTCGAACAGCCGATCGCTGACCTGCAAGCCAAGATCGAAGAGCTGCGCCTGGTCGGCAATGACAATTCGCTGAATATCGGCGATGAAATCGCTCGCCTGCAAGACAAGAGCAGCACGCTCACCGAAGACATCTTCGGCAAGCTGACCAGCTGGCAGATCGCGCGCCTGGCCCGCCACCCGCGCCGTCTGTACACCCTGGACTACATCGAGCACATCTTCACCGAGTTCGACGAGCTGCACGGCGACCGTCATTTCTCCGACGACGCGGCCATCGTGGGCGGTATCGCCCGCCTGGACGACCAGCCTGTCATGGTGATCGGTCACCAGAAAGGCCGTGAAGTGCGCGAGAAAGTTCGCCGCAACTTCGGCATGCCGCGCCCCGAAGGCTATCGCAAGGCCTGCCGCCTGATGGAAATGGCCGAGCGCTTCAAGATGCCGATCCTGACCTTCATCGACACCCCGGGCGCCTACCCGGGTATCGACGCTGAAGAGCGCAACCAGAGCGAAGCGATTGCCTGGAACCTGCGGGTGATGGCCCGCCTGAAGACGCCAATCATCGCGACGGTGATCGGCGAAGGCGGTTCCGGCGGTGCATTGGCCATTGGCGTCTGCGACCAGCTGAACATGCTGCAATATTCGACCTACGCGGTGATCTCGCCGGAAGGTTGCGCCTCGATCCTGTGGAAAACCGCTGAGAAAGCGCCGGACGCTGCCGAAGCCATGGGCATCACCGCTGATCGCCTGAAAGGCCTGGGTATCGTGGATAAAGTGATTGCCGAGCCATTGGGCGGCGCCCACCGTGACCCGGCTGCCGCTGCCGCGACCATTCGTGCCGAACTCAGCTCGCAGCTGGCGATGCTCAAGAAGTTCGACAACGAGGCACTGCTGGCCCGTCGTTACGAGCGACTGATGAGCTACGGCCTCTAA
- the tilS gene encoding tRNA lysidine(34) synthetase TilS, whose translation MKPTLPAKLLQILAPWRNAPAWHIAFSGGLDSTVLLHLLATLAKIDKLPPLSAIHVHHGLQAAADAWPAHCQSVCDALGVPLRVIRVQVQQGASLERAAREARYQAFAEVTGAGELLITGQHRDDQAETLLFRLLRGAGVRGLAAMPAQRPLADGYLVRPLLDVSRAELEAYAREHQLTWIEDPSNADPRFSRNYLRRHVFPQLTERWPQAVSTMARSAEHLSEAQGLLDELAQMDLLAASQPSVFPWLALPSLALEPLAALSEARQRNALMHWLTPLTRLPDSEHWAGWSTLRDAKEDAQPLWRLADGQLHRGGGRIWWLSTSWSEFLDAPLSWSHPENPLQLPGNGQLHFSGNAPEGPLSIRYRQGGEIMELPGRGRRDLKRLLNESAVPGFIRGRLPLLYQGQQLLAVASLPGLVAGGHAGWQLHWMPPTCDQGLS comes from the coding sequence ATGAAACCAACTCTGCCCGCCAAGCTCCTGCAAATCCTCGCCCCCTGGCGCAACGCCCCGGCCTGGCACATCGCCTTCTCCGGCGGCCTCGACTCCACCGTCCTGCTGCACCTCCTGGCCACGCTGGCCAAAATCGACAAGCTCCCGCCACTCAGCGCTATCCATGTTCATCATGGGTTGCAAGCTGCGGCTGATGCGTGGCCGGCTCATTGCCAGTCCGTGTGCGACGCCTTGGGCGTGCCTCTGCGGGTGATCCGCGTGCAAGTGCAACAAGGCGCAAGCCTGGAGCGCGCGGCCCGTGAGGCGCGGTATCAGGCGTTTGCGGAGGTCACCGGGGCAGGGGAGTTGCTGATCACAGGCCAGCACCGTGACGATCAGGCTGAAACCTTACTGTTTCGGCTGTTGCGTGGGGCTGGCGTGCGTGGCCTGGCGGCAATGCCTGCGCAGCGCCCTTTGGCAGATGGCTATCTGGTGCGACCCTTGCTGGATGTGTCTCGCGCGGAGCTTGAAGCCTACGCCCGTGAACATCAATTGACCTGGATCGAAGACCCGTCGAACGCTGATCCGCGTTTCTCCCGCAATTACCTGCGCCGCCATGTTTTTCCGCAGTTGACCGAACGGTGGCCCCAGGCCGTCAGCACCATGGCCCGTAGCGCTGAACACTTGAGCGAAGCCCAGGGGCTGCTCGACGAACTGGCGCAAATGGACCTGCTGGCCGCCAGCCAACCCTCGGTATTTCCCTGGCTGGCGTTGCCGTCGCTGGCCCTTGAGCCACTCGCCGCGCTCTCCGAGGCCCGCCAGCGCAACGCACTCATGCACTGGCTGACACCGCTGACACGCTTGCCCGACAGCGAGCACTGGGCCGGCTGGTCTACCCTGCGCGACGCCAAGGAAGACGCGCAGCCTCTGTGGCGCCTGGCCGACGGCCAATTGCATCGCGGCGGCGGGCGCATCTGGTGGTTATCAACCAGTTGGTCGGAATTTTTGGATGCGCCGCTGAGCTGGTCACACCCCGAAAACCCACTACAGTTACCCGGTAACGGCCAACTGCATTTCAGTGGCAACGCACCTGAAGGCCCCTTGAGCATCCGCTATCGCCAGGGCGGCGAAATCATGGAATTGCCAGGCAGGGGCCGGCGCGACCTGAAGCGGTTGCTTAACGAAAGTGCAGTGCCAGGCTTCATCCGTGGCAGATTGCCGCTGCTGTATCAGGGCCAACAATTGCTGGCCGTGGCCAGCCTGCCGGGGCTTGTGGCAGGAGGCCATGCCGGCTGGCAATTACATTGGATGCCACCAACCTGCGATCAAGGTTTGAGCTGA
- a CDS encoding CTP synthase, producing the protein MTRYIFVTGGVVSSLGKGIASASLAAILEARGLKVTMLKLDPYINVDPGTMSPFQHGEVFVTHDGAETDLDLGHYERFIRTTMTQNNNFTTGRVYEHVLRKERRGDYLGATIQVIPHITDEIKRRIIKGAGDADVAMVEIGGTVGDIESQPFLEAIRQLRFEVGAKRAMLMHLTLVPYIATAGETKTKPTQHSVKELRSIGLQPDVLVCRSDHAIDIASRRKIAQFTNVEERAVIALEDADTIYKIPGILHSQGLDDFVVERFGLQCGGADLSEWEAVVDAKLNPEHEVTIAMVGKYMELLDAYKSLIEAMSHAGISNRTKVNLRYIDSEDIENQGTALLEGVDAILVPGGFGLRGVEGKITAVQYARENKVPYLGICLGMQVAVIEFARNVMGWKDANSTEFDRTSGHPVVGLITEWEDATGAVETRTEASDLGGTMRLGAQDCLLEPGSLVHDCYGKDVIVERHRHRYEVNNNLLPKIMEAGLKISGRSGDGALVEVVEAPDHPWFVACQFHPEFTSTPRDGHPLFSGFVKAALTQHQKKA; encoded by the coding sequence ATGACGCGCTACATATTCGTCACGGGCGGTGTTGTTTCTTCATTGGGGAAAGGCATTGCCTCCGCTTCATTGGCGGCCATCCTGGAGGCGCGGGGACTTAAGGTCACCATGCTCAAGCTGGACCCGTACATCAACGTTGACCCGGGCACCATGAGCCCGTTCCAGCACGGTGAAGTGTTCGTCACCCACGACGGCGCCGAGACCGACCTGGACCTGGGCCACTACGAGCGGTTCATCCGCACGACCATGACCCAGAACAACAACTTCACCACCGGCCGTGTCTACGAGCACGTGCTGCGCAAGGAGCGCCGTGGTGACTACCTGGGTGCAACCATCCAGGTGATCCCGCACATCACCGACGAAATCAAGCGCCGCATCATCAAGGGTGCAGGCGATGCCGACGTGGCGATGGTCGAGATCGGTGGCACCGTGGGTGACATCGAGTCCCAACCGTTCCTTGAAGCCATCCGCCAGTTGCGTTTCGAAGTCGGCGCCAAGCGCGCGATGCTGATGCACCTGACACTGGTGCCGTACATCGCCACCGCCGGCGAAACCAAAACCAAGCCTACCCAGCATTCGGTCAAGGAACTGCGTTCCATCGGCCTGCAGCCGGACGTGCTGGTATGCCGCTCCGACCATGCGATCGACATCGCGTCGCGTCGCAAGATCGCCCAGTTCACCAACGTTGAAGAACGTGCGGTCATCGCGCTGGAAGACGCCGACACCATCTACAAGATCCCGGGCATCCTGCACTCTCAGGGCCTGGATGATTTTGTTGTCGAGCGTTTCGGCCTGCAGTGTGGCGGCGCCGATCTGTCCGAGTGGGAAGCCGTGGTCGACGCCAAGCTCAACCCTGAGCACGAAGTCACCATCGCCATGGTCGGCAAGTACATGGAGCTGCTGGACGCCTACAAGTCGCTGATCGAAGCGATGAGTCACGCCGGTATCAGCAACCGTACCAAGGTCAACCTGCGCTATATCGATTCCGAAGACATCGAGAACCAGGGCACTGCGCTGCTGGAAGGCGTTGACGCCATCCTGGTTCCGGGCGGTTTCGGCCTGCGTGGCGTGGAAGGCAAGATCACTGCCGTGCAGTACGCTCGTGAGAACAAGGTGCCGTACCTGGGTATCTGCCTGGGCATGCAAGTGGCGGTCATCGAGTTCGCCCGTAACGTGATGGGCTGGAAAGACGCCAACTCCACCGAGTTCGATCGCACCAGCGGTCACCCGGTCGTGGGCCTGATCACCGAGTGGGAAGATGCCACCGGCGCGGTCGAAACCCGTACCGAAGCCTCCGACCTGGGCGGCACCATGCGCCTCGGCGCGCAGGATTGCCTGCTGGAGCCGGGTTCCCTGGTTCACGATTGCTACGGCAAGGACGTGATCGTCGAGCGTCACCGTCACCGCTATGAAGTGAACAACAACCTGCTGCCGAAAATCATGGAAGCCGGCCTGAAAATCTCCGGTCGTTCCGGTGATGGCGCGCTGGTTGAAGTGGTTGAAGCACCGGATCATCCATGGTTCGTGGCGTGCCAGTTCCACCCGGAGTTCACCTCGACCCCGCGCGACGGTCACCCGTTGTTCAGCGGCTTCGTTAAAGCAGCACTGACGCAACATCAGAAGAAGGCGTAA
- the kdsA gene encoding 3-deoxy-8-phosphooctulonate synthase: protein MAQKIIRVGDIEIANDKPMVLFGGMNVLESRDMAMQVCEEYVKVTEKLGIPYVFKASFDKANRSSVTSYRGPGLEEGMRIFQDIKQAFGVPIITDVHEPEQAAVVAEVCDIIQLPAFLSRQTDLVVAMAKTGAVINIKKAQFLAPQEMKHILNKCVEAGNDQLILCERGSSFGYNNLVVDMLGFGIMKQFEYPVFFDVTHALQMPGGRADSAGGRRAQVLDLAKAGISQSLAGLFLEAHPDPDNAKCDGPCALRLDKLEPFLAQLKQLDDLVKSFPTVETA, encoded by the coding sequence ATGGCCCAGAAGATCATTCGCGTAGGCGACATCGAGATTGCCAACGACAAGCCCATGGTGCTGTTCGGCGGCATGAACGTGCTGGAAAGCCGCGACATGGCGATGCAGGTCTGTGAAGAGTACGTGAAGGTGACCGAGAAACTCGGTATCCCTTACGTGTTCAAGGCCAGTTTCGACAAGGCCAACCGTTCGTCCGTGACCTCCTACCGCGGCCCGGGCCTTGAAGAAGGCATGCGGATCTTCCAGGACATCAAGCAAGCCTTCGGCGTGCCGATCATCACCGACGTCCACGAGCCGGAACAGGCTGCCGTGGTCGCCGAGGTGTGCGACATCATCCAGTTGCCGGCCTTCCTGTCGCGCCAGACCGACCTCGTGGTCGCCATGGCCAAGACCGGCGCTGTGATCAATATCAAGAAAGCCCAGTTCCTCGCCCCCCAGGAAATGAAACACATCCTGAACAAGTGCGTGGAAGCGGGTAACGACCAGTTGATCCTCTGCGAGCGGGGTTCGAGCTTCGGCTACAACAACCTCGTGGTGGACATGCTCGGTTTCGGCATCATGAAACAGTTCGAATACCCGGTGTTCTTCGACGTGACCCACGCGCTGCAAATGCCCGGTGGTCGCGCCGATTCCGCTGGCGGGCGCCGTGCCCAGGTACTGGACCTGGCCAAGGCCGGCATCAGCCAGTCCCTGGCAGGTTTGTTCCTGGAAGCCCACCCGGACCCGGACAACGCCAAGTGCGACGGCCCATGCGCCCTGCGCCTGGACAAGCTGGAGCCATTCCTGGCCCAGTTGAAGCAGTTGGACGACCTGGTCAAGAGTTTTCCGACGGTAGAGACCGCGTAA
- the eno gene encoding phosphopyruvate hydratase, protein MAKIVDIKGREVLDSRGNPTVEADVLLDNGIIGSACAPSGASTGSREALELRDGDKSRYLGKGVLKAVANINGPIRDLLLGKDPLDQKALDHAMIKLDGTENKGSLGANAILAVSLAAAKAAAQDQDLPLYAHIANLNGTPGVYSMPVPMMNIINGGEHADNNVDIQEFMVQPVGAKTFSEGLRMGTEIFHHLKAVLKARGLSTAVGDEGGFAPNLASNEDALKVISEAVANAGYKLGTDVTLALDCAASEFYEDGKYNLSGEGHVFTSEGFADYLKGLTERYPIISIEDGLDESDWAGWKVLTDKIGEKIQLVGDDLFVTNTKILKEGIDKKIANSILIKFNQIGTLTETLEAIQMAKAAGYTAVISHRSGETEDSTIADLAVGTSAGQIKTGSLCRSDRVSKYNQLLRIEEQLGGKAKYNGRSEFRG, encoded by the coding sequence ATGGCAAAAATCGTCGACATCAAAGGTCGTGAAGTTCTCGACTCCCGTGGCAACCCTACCGTCGAAGCCGACGTGCTTCTCGATAACGGCATCATCGGCAGCGCCTGCGCGCCGTCCGGTGCTTCCACAGGTTCCCGCGAAGCGCTGGAACTGCGTGATGGCGACAAGAGCCGTTACCTGGGCAAGGGTGTACTCAAGGCGGTCGCCAACATCAATGGCCCGATCCGTGACCTGCTGCTGGGCAAGGACCCGCTTGACCAGAAAGCCCTCGATCACGCGATGATCAAGCTCGACGGTACCGAAAACAAAGGCAGCCTGGGCGCCAACGCCATCCTCGCCGTGTCCCTGGCTGCTGCCAAGGCCGCTGCACAGGACCAGGACCTGCCGCTGTACGCCCACATCGCCAACCTGAATGGCACCCCGGGTGTTTACTCGATGCCGGTGCCGATGATGAACATCATCAACGGTGGCGAGCACGCTGATAACAACGTCGACATCCAGGAATTCATGGTGCAGCCGGTTGGCGCCAAGACCTTCTCCGAAGGCCTGCGCATGGGCACCGAGATTTTCCACCACCTCAAGGCTGTGCTGAAGGCCCGTGGCCTGAGCACTGCAGTGGGTGACGAAGGGGGCTTCGCGCCGAACCTGGCGTCCAACGAAGATGCACTGAAAGTGATCTCCGAAGCCGTGGCCAACGCTGGCTACAAGCTGGGCACCGACGTGACCCTGGCCCTGGACTGCGCGGCCAGCGAATTCTACGAAGACGGCAAGTACAACCTGTCCGGTGAAGGCCACGTGTTCACCTCCGAAGGTTTTGCCGACTACCTCAAGGGCCTGACCGAGCGCTACCCGATCATCTCGATCGAAGACGGCCTGGACGAGTCCGACTGGGCCGGCTGGAAAGTCCTCACCGATAAAATCGGCGAGAAAATCCAACTGGTGGGCGACGACCTGTTCGTCACCAACACCAAGATCCTGAAAGAAGGCATCGACAAAAAGATCGCCAACTCGATCCTGATCAAGTTCAACCAGATCGGCACCCTGACCGAAACCCTGGAAGCCATCCAGATGGCCAAGGCTGCGGGCTACACCGCCGTGATCTCCCACCGCTCCGGCGAAACCGAAGATTCGACCATTGCCGACCTGGCCGTGGGCACTTCGGCAGGGCAGATCAAGACCGGTTCCCTGTGCCGTTCCGATCGCGTTTCCAAGTACAACCAATTGCTGCGTATCGAAGAGCAACTGGGCGGCAAAGCCAAATACAACGGTCGCAGCGAGTTTCGCGGCTGA